cccatcccatcccatcccatcccatcccatcccatcccatcccatcatATCTATGCCAGCCCATCTCAACCCATCCCACCATATCCCATACCATCACATCTCATTCTGTCCTACTCCAGTGTATCAACCCCATTCTATGCCAAACCACCCCATGCCACGCCGTGGCCTCCTCTTGGAGCTGGCTCACCTCTCACAGTGCCGGCCGCTCGTGTGGTCGCGGCAGTGCAGGCAGGTGCCCGTCCGGGGATCACACTCCTCGGCATGCCCGTTGCACTGGCAGGGCCGGCAGACAGGGAAGCCCCAGTGGCCGGGCTGGCACTGGTCACACTGCCGGCCCACAGTGCCggcctggcactggcactgcccgCTCACCTTgtcacacagctgggacaccGAGCCCTCTGGGGAGCAGGTGCAGGCtgcaaggcagcacagctcaggtcaGACACATgggtgcagggacacagggatggacagacagacaggcaggGGACCAGTGCCCAGAACATGCTCACTCCATGGGCTGTGGCACAGAAGGGCTCATGTGGACACACAGGTCCACAAGAACATGGGTGGGCAGACAGATGAGAGTGCAGGATAGCACAATGCTCACAGGGAGCTCatctggatggatggatggatggatggatggatggatggatggatggatggatggatggatggatggatggatggatggatgaacTGTGACTGAACCCATGGGCTAaaggacagcagggctgagatgGACACatgggacagacagacaaatgAACAGGCAGCAAAGAGGGTGCTAATggctggacagacagacaggagaGACAGCAATTCCCAGCAGATGAAGATCCCAGTACTCACGGCTGCATCCCAGGGGCCCAAAGCCGAAGCTGCCTGGGGCACAGTGGTCACAGCGTCGGCCAATGACGTGGGGCTTGCACTCACACTGCCCGCCTTGCACCTGGCACTCACTGCTGCGGGAGCCCTGTGGGTCGCACTGGCAGGCTGCGGGAGCAGGACCAGCgtggggccagggctgccttTTCTGCACCTGCCCACACCTGCCCACGCCCTGCCACTGCTGTCCTGCCCAGCATGCCATGGGCATGGGCATATCCTGAACCACTGCCCCAgaagggctgcagccctgcccactCGTCGGtcccatcctgcagctccccactCACGTAGTGCCCCGCCGTGCATCAGGGCTGAGACGCTGCAGACCAGGCGGGCACAGGCCTCAGCCAGGGGGTGAGGGGGGGCCATGCGAAACACCTCCAGGCACTGGTAccgctccagctcctcctggcgcactgctgcctctgccccatGGAACCCTGGCAACTCTGACACCCGTGGCAGGAGCACCAactgagggaagggaagagatggGGCAGGGGGTGCGTAGCTAGCCTCCACTCTGGCACCTACCACTAGGCTGGATTCATGTGCTCCAGGacagttcccagtgctgctggggtcAACTACCCCAGCTCCAtcaacagccccagctccactgACATCCCCAACCCCACTGATATTCCCATATAAATTGCCATCCCCAGAAGCTTCCTTATCCCCTTTCACACTGACATCCCTATGCCAACCCCAACTCTATCTAAATCCCCAGTCTCATTGATATCCCCTTCAACATCTacttccccattcccatccccatcctcatcTCATCCACATCTCCATCCTACCCTATCTCATCTCATCCCATCTCATCCCCATCCTGGCCCCACGTACATCCCCAGAGGGGGGTCACTTCCCACTCCAGCCTCTGgttccctgcccctgcccatgaTCCCACTACTGCCAAGCCTCAGCACAAAGTGCAGTAGGATTCCCCTCACCGAGTCAATGAGGATGAAGGCACCAGGGTGGCGCTGGGTGACACCAGCCCGCTGAAGCCGCATGGTCACCTCATAGGGGGTGCTGGGCTCGAAGCAGAAGGGCCGGGACAGCAGCACGTACCTGTACAGAGTCAGGTGTTgcatgggcacagcagggccatgGAGATAGCAAAAGGACAGCAGCAGAACCCAACCACCTTCCTTgttcccatccccagcccaaCCCATCGCACCTCTGGCTGTGGGGCAGACTCTCGCGGTACATCTGCTCGGAGGGCAGCAGGTTCCCACAGCGAGAGCTGGTGGGCAGCACCCGGGAGCTGACACTGACCACGGCCTCCCAGTCCTCGGCTGACTGTGGCGACAGGCAAGGCAgtgtcagggctgtgctgtgccataCACACCTTGGCCGTGGCTGTGGCCATGCTCACCTCGGGCTCGTAGCGCAGCAGCAGCTCGTAGTCCATGGGGTAGGGCACGTTGTCCACGCGGAATGTCAGGCCAGCCCCGTCCCGCACCCGGGCGAACCCCAAGCCTGTCCACGTCACCATGCGCCCGGCACTGTCCCGCACCACCTCCTCCAcatccagctgggcagggcaccGGCACAGTTTGGCCCTGGCTCTACTCCCAGCCGcttctgccctgcagtgcctcaCTGTGCCCTCTCTTACCACCTCACCTTGGGGGGCTGCTGGCGGCCGCGGCGCGAGGGTacagggggctggggaggacGGAGGGGGCTGTGCTGATGCCGTGAGCGTCCCTTCCGCCCCGCCGGCTCCCTGGTGTCATACTCCAGGCAGTCCTGGGGCACCTCCACCCGAATGGcaccctgcagggatggggtcAGGGGATGGTGGCcatgcacagggacagctgtgcACAAGGATAGCCATGCAGAGGGCATGGTAACAGCCACATGAAGGACAGGTGGCAGCCATGCATTGAGCACAGTGGTAGCTATGCATGGAGCATGGTGCACAGTCACAGCCATGCACAAGCACAGTGACCCCCAAGGAAACTCACCGGGAGCTGAGGGTGGCTGTGGCCATGGCCGGTGGCCTGCTCGGCCTCATAGGTGTAGTAGTCGAGGGGGGCACAGAAGAAGCCGGGTTGTACCTGGTCACATTGCCGCCCCATGATGTGGGGACGGCAGGGACATGCCCCATCCTCCATGGAGCACCTGGGGATGATCATCCTGTCCTTTCATCTGTCCTTCtgtctgtccccatccctccctcccccatgTGTgactcccagccctgtgcccactcttgccccccacccctgcccctccGGGTGCTATGCTGAGCCCCACCGGTTGTTGTAGGCTCCCCCGAAGTCGCAGGCGCAGGGCCGGCATCCCCCCAGGTCGTAGCTCAGACCCCAGAACTCGGGCTGTAGTGAGGAGGGGACATGTAGGGCACGTGTGGGGCCAACACAGTCTTGGGCATTGCCATGGGGTTGGGGACAGTCCCCCACAGGTTGGGGCACTCACCACACATTGGCTGCAGGAACGCCCAGCCACGAAGCGTTTGCAGTAGCAGTCCCCACTGATGGGGTCACATGGGGAACTGCCTGCCACTGTACCCCGCGGGTCACACCTGCATGCTGGCCCCACACATTCACATGTGAGGGAGTGCCAGTGGGACTATAGCCCACATGCTTCTTGgccctccttcccatcccatcttAATCCCTTCCATCCGCATCCCTCCATCaccatccctccatccattcTCATACAACTATCCTACATCCTTCCATCTCCATCCCTCTATCCCCGATCCTTCCATCCTCATCCCTCCATCACCATACCTCtacctccatccctccatcctcatccatccCGTTCCCATTCCTCCATCAACACCTCTTCATTCCCCATCCCTTCAATTTCATCCCTTCCTCCCTACCCCTCCATCatccccccatccccatcccttcTCCCACGCCATCCCAGGCTCCCAGCTCACGCTGACAGCCCTGTGGGTCGCCGTTGCTGAGGCCATAGGTGCCGTGCCGGCAGCGGTCACAGCGGGGGCCGGCCACGTTCTCCTTGCAGCGGCACTGCCCCGCAATCATGCCCAGCGCCACGTCTGTGTGCCCGTCGCAGGCACCTCCATCCAGCGAGCCTGCTGGGTCACAATCACACGCTGCCAAGAGAGAGGATCATCAGTAGTTCTagctgctggcaccaggagctgtgaggctggggcaggtggCACCAGGAGCCATAGGGCTGGGACAAGCCGTGGGGCTGGAGTCCCAGGACACTCACGGGCACAGGCAGTGGGGGACCGGATGTCAGAGCGAGGGTGCCGGTAGTAGAAGGGCTTGCAGAGGTGGCAGTGACGGCCCATGGTGTTGTGCTGGCAGTCATCACATACAGCCCCACTGGTGTTCCCCGTGGCCAGGAACACAGCCATGTCAAAGTGGCACCGCCGTGAGTGCTCGTTGCAgtcacagcctgcagggacagcaccgCTGCATGGCATGTGGCACCACAGCCCACACCTGGCAGGCAGCACCCCAAGTGCCAAACCTCCCCTGCCTGTATTCCCCTTACTCTGATATGCAGCACAACAACTTCAAACTTCCCCAAAGtacagccctggcaccccaaaacccctggcacagcacagcctgacagccctggcactcaCGGCGACAGGCATTGGTGCTGGAGCCCTTGGCCGGGCGCCAGGGCAGGTCGTGGTAGAAATCCTCGCAGCGTTCACAGTTCAGCCCCTGCGTGTGGTGCTCACAGACACAGCGCCCATGGATCTGGGGGGGAGCACCCAGCTCAGTGTGGCTGCCAAGTCCCATGGGGCACAGTGCCATGCGGTGGGTGCATGTGCCTCACCATGCCAGGGACAGAGGGTGTTGGGGCACCCGGTGCTGGGGCACAGTGGGCAGCATGGCCATGGCAGAAGCAGCTCCCACGCAGCACCAGTTCATCCACAGCGTAGTAGTACTTGTGCAGCACCTCCCTCCGTGAGTCCAGCAGGTTGTCCCCCAGAGTGTGCAGCTTGGTGAGGTTCACCCGCAGGTTGGTGACACGAAGCAGGTCTGGGGGCGTGTCACTGTTAGCACCTGCCCTGATGCCAGTCAGCCCTGCATCCCccacatccctggaaacataCCCTGGATATCTGGGCTGTAGGGATCTGCTACGGGGATGGAGGGGTCCAGCACCTTGAAGATGACCTGtaagaaggaaggaatgggTGATCCCATTCCACCCAggcccctggccctgctctgcaccaCCCTATCCCCACGCACCTCCCCATGGCTGGACGGCTCAATCTCAGAGTAGCGCTGGTCACACAGCACCTCATCCACAAGCCCCAGGGGGTGGCTGGGGATTCCAGGGAAGAGCTTGGAGCAGTTGTAGGCAAAGTAGCGGTACACCTTCCAGGTGCGCCCAAAGTCGGCTGAGCGCTCCACCAGCATGGCCGCGGGGCGGAAGGTCTGCAGGATACACAGATGGGATAGGGACCAGacccacagcccctccagaTCCAttctgtcccatcccatcccatccaatcccatcccatcccaggcATCCGTGTGCCAGGACCCACTTTAAACTTCATGATGAGGTGGGTGAAGTGGAACTCGCCCTCCAGGTCCAGGCGGATGCTGACATGCTCCACACctgggagacagagagagatagagatggctgaggctggggaaGACCCCCAGGGCcatgcagccccacagcacatGCATATGGGGCAACCCCACTGCCACCCTGACCTCACCATTCTCTGACTGCCACCAGGTCCGTTTGTCATGGGGGCTGCTCAGGTAAATTACATTCTCAATGCGGTGGCTCTCAGGCAGGGATGGGTCACGTGAGTCACAGGTGAAACATTTCTCCGAGTCCTGTGCCAGGGAGTGGCACCATCAGGAATGGGTGACTGGAAGCTGCACCAGTGCCTGGCTGTGTGGGTCTATGCCGGAGCTGTTCTGGTGCTGGGTGGGCTCACCTGGAGGTGGCTGACGATGCAGTACTCCTGGGGCCCATCCAGCCCACAggtggaggtggcactcaggtgGGTGGCTCGCCCCACCAGCAGGTTCCCAGTGGCTGGGTAGCAGCTGCCACGGGCGCAGCCGTGGCTCAGGTcaggctcctgccagcccccagccaccAGTCCCCTGACTGCAGAGAGCATgagggcacaggctgggggctgtgctggggtgccTGgacaccccctgctcccccatgcacccaccccacccccagccgtcccatcccatcccatccctgcatcctGACCCACTGATGCAGCATGAAGCTCCATGATCCGGaaaggtgctggcagcagccccgcAGCCTCGTGAccaggggcagggagcagggtgaGTGGGGGGCTGGGCTGCCCGTGCTTCTGGGGGCCCGGGCAGCCCTAGGGTGCTGAGAAGTGCCTCGGGGAGTCAGAAGCCAGGTCAGGCGCTTGCTAATCCCGACAGGGCTTAGTGCAGCCTGGATTCCCCGCTGGATTTTGTGGCAGTcaggctgtgggtgctgccaggcagggagcatCGCCATTGCCACCCCTCCGCTGCCCAGCACTCTCCACCCAGACTGGAGTTCCTgaaccagcacagctcccagcactgtgggTATGCAGGGTACCCCTAAGGCCAATTCTTACCCAGGAGGAAAGCAAGCGTCAAGAGGTCCATGGGCAACCACGGGATCTGCCTGGTGGAACATGGAGATGGCACTGCGATAGGGCGCAGGGTATGGCACGGGGTGCAGATCAGCTGGTGCCTGTCCTCTCCTGGCTCTAGCACGACTGTGCAGTCCAGGATGCACCCCCCCCCACCGGCATGACGGTGCTTTCCAGGGACAACATGAGGAATCAGGGTCATTTGGGGCAGTTGGGTCTGAAAGGCCTTCGGGATGACATGCAGTGTCCACCTGAGTAGCTGTGGGGGACTGTCACACATCCAGGCACACAGCCATGCTCTGCCCCACCAGAGCTGGCACAAACTGTGCCATGCCCCACCCTGCCTGGCTCAGAAAGCATCTATCCTTTTGAGAGTCACTAGTGTCCCTGGGGGGTACCAGCACCGGGCCAAGGCCAGCTTGGGAGGGGAGCCAAGAACGCTGGAGCCGGCTGGGCAAGGGCGTCCCTGACTCTGGCCAGGGTCCCACTGTAAATTTAGGTTGGAGCTGtcttttgtgtttccttctctCCCGGTACTTCCCGCTCCCAGCCTCACAAGTGCTGGATCAAAGCCTGGTCTCGGCTCTGCCCAAACACATCTCTCCTGTCCCCCGCAcggagccagcccagggcaagGGGGCTCGGGGCAGCGGGGGGAGCCGCGGCTCCGTTCTGGCACCCGCCCCGCTCGAAGCCATGCCAGGGCGATAGGCAAGGTGGTGCAGAGCCACGTGCTGGCACGAGGGTCCCAGAGCCCCGCGAACCCCGTGTACCTGGCGTCCTGCGGCGTCCGGTGGGACCAAGGCCAGGGGCGAGGGCGGCGTGGGACCcgctgcccctgggctgggcgCGCAGAAATGAGCTGGGGCAAGGGCAGCGATGGGATGGAGGCTGGTGGCCCCCCTTCCCCGCGTACGATTCTTATTCAAATGGGCTGCCCGCTGAAAGGGACGGCGGTCTCCAGGCTACGGGAATGTCACTGCCGATTCCTTCTGCCTGGAggcccccgccgcccgcccgcccgcggaGGCCAGGCCGGCCAGGCGTCGGCAGCCCGGGCACGCCCCAGCCCCCAGGCGGCACGGTGGGCCCCGCCGGCGAACAAAAGGGCGCCTCGTGGGCTGGCGAGCCAGAGGCACCGCGTTCCCTGGGCTCCCGGCACGGCGCGGCAGGAACGTGCCTGACGCCGCTGGCAGTGAGGCGTGGGGGGCAGCGTGGAGGGATGGGTGGGTGCCTGATGCTCCAGGAACCAGCGGGTGCAGCTACACAGGGGTCACTGCATCATTCTTCGCCTCAGGTGGGGATGGCCCATAGCAAAGGCACCTGCTCGGCTACGCTGTAGGTGGAGCCGTGCAGGGCATCTGCTCTACCAGGAACTCAACCGGGCACGGCTGCGATGCTGCAGGATGGGAACGTCCCTCCCAAGGTACCTGTCCCTCCCCACTGCTACAGCTCCCTGGGCAAAGTCCGGCACACGTCAGCCACAGGAGGCGCATGGCAGGAGTGGGGG
The window above is part of the Serinus canaria isolate serCan28SL12 chromosome 12, serCan2020, whole genome shotgun sequence genome. Proteins encoded here:
- the LOC115483849 gene encoding laminin subunit beta-1-like isoform X1, translating into MELHAASVGQDAGMGWDGTAGGGVGAWGSRGCPGTPAQPPACALMLSAVRGLVAGGWQEPDLSHGCARGSCYPATGNLLVGRATHLSATSTCGLDGPQEYCIVSHLQDSEKCFTCDSRDPSLPESHRIENVIYLSSPHDKRTWWQSENGVEHVSIRLDLEGEFHFTHLIMKFKTFRPAAMLVERSADFGRTWKVYRYFAYNCSKLFPGIPSHPLGLVDEVLCDQRYSEIEPSSHGEVIFKVLDPSIPVADPYSPDIQDLLRVTNLRVNLTKLHTLGDNLLDSRREVLHKYYYAVDELVLRGSCFCHGHAAHCAPAPGAPTPSVPGMIHGRCVCEHHTQGLNCERCEDFYHDLPWRPAKGSSTNACRRCDCNEHSRRCHFDMAVFLATGNTSGAVCDDCQHNTMGRHCHLCKPFYYRHPRSDIRSPTACAPCDCDPAGSLDGGACDGHTDVALGMIAGQCRCKENVAGPRCDRCRHGTYGLSNGDPQGCQPCRCDPRGTVAGSSPCDPISGDCYCKRFVAGRSCSQCVPEFWGLSYDLGGCRPCACDFGGAYNNRCSMEDGACPCRPHIMGRQCDQVQPGFFCAPLDYYTYEAEQATGHGHSHPQLPGAIRVEVPQDCLEYDTREPAGRKGRSRHQHSPLRPPQPPVPSRRGRQQPPKLDVEEVVRDSAGRMVTWTGLGFARVRDGAGLTFRVDNVPYPMDYELLLRYEPESAEDWEAVVSVSSRVLPTSSRCGNLLPSEQMYRESLPHSQRYVLLSRPFCFEPSTPYEVTMRLQRAGVTQRHPGAFILIDSLVLLPRVSELPGFHGAEAAVRQEELERYQCLEVFRMAPPHPLAEACARLVCSVSALMHGGALPCQCDPQGSRSSECQVQGGQCECKPHVIGRRCDHCAPGSFGFGPLGCSPCTCSPEGSVSQLCDKVSGQCQCQAGTVGRQCDQCQPGHWGFPVCRPCQCNGHAEECDPRTGTCLHCRDHTSGRHCERCQDGYYGNPVLGSGQQCRPCPCPGYPGTRHYHGSACHADDETHHIVCLCAPGYAGPRCDRCSPGYFGAPEMEGGECRPCQCNNNIDTSDPEGCDPRTGQCLRCLYHTAGPRCAHCQLGYYGNALQRSCRRCGCDPRGTLASHCTNGTCDCDRGTGACACRPNVVGKSCDRCAPHFWSLGGPRGCEPCGCHPTHALHPACDTVTGQCQCRPGFGGRVCSQCQEHHWGDPEQECRACECEPLGAESPQCEQDNGQCRCRLGFGGLRCDRCQRGYQEPFPQCSPCHPCFERWDLAVGSLREGLQRLGAQVQALREGGSALPLSPRRLWELEEALGHVEQLLGEGHSPGSPLLNGLPRQLGSTRMELDSFGKHLQELEQHLDQLAQADMQHHDRLAELSRELGGLNQTTSHLQILLGTVAAAGFSECYRSILASTEASRQAEVVANGTAGELRRAQVTQRATERVLQQRGDTFRRSTAAARKSLRETQKRVMGLNIARINEKICGAPGDRSCKHASCGGALCRDSAGTRHCGGTGCAGALPVSARALSSAHNASQQLEVALGQLGVVAQKPGAPQMQEVQELARGARSRAEEALGRSQAARSRAEKATAQLRDFIRRIKAFLAEEGADPGSIELVARQVLNISLPSSPGQIQELLWEMRESISQLEGVDAVLNSTAEGLAVARDLLAKGQEARERAEGIRDELAEIQQALEVARTQAMTAGSTLQSARDAIQVAENRAREAERRLQVLDRKESQAQRRLRGLAQRITTLQEHGRDAHHMAQQAKDGAQRATITSGTLSQDLAQVTQRYVVLKNRVGMLDRVSGGALQRVSQLMAEAQDLLDKASNSKRKLEDLEQRFGTNERMMAAKVTRLQALEQQVTGLLQEIRERANAYATC
- the LOC115483849 gene encoding laminin subunit beta-1-like isoform X3, translating into MELHAASVGQDAGMGWDGTAGGGVGAWGSRGCPGTPAQPPACALMLSAVRGLVAGGWQEPDLSHGCARGSCYPATGNLLVGRATHLSATSTCGLDGPQEYCIVSHLQDSEKCFTCDSRDPSLPESHRIENVIYLSSPHDKRTWWQSENGVEHVSIRLDLEGEFHFTHLIMKFKTFRPAAMLVERSADFGRTWKVYRYFAYNCSKLFPGIPSHPLGLVDEVLCDQRYSEIEPSSHGEVIFKVLDPSIPVADPYSPDIQDLLRVTNLRVNLTKLHTLGDNLLDSRREVLHKYYYAVDELVLRGSCFCHGHAAHCAPAPGAPTPSVPGMIHGRCVCEHHTQGLNCERCEDFYHDLPWRPAKGSSTNACRRCDCNEHSRRCHFDMAVFLATGNTSGAVCDDCQHNTMGRHCHLCKPFYYRHPRSDIRSPTACAPCDCDPAGSLDGGACDGHTDVALGMIAGQCRCKENVAGPRCDRCRHGTYGLSNGDPQGCQPCRCDPRGTVAGSSPCDPISGDCYCKRFVAGRSCSQCVPEFWGLSYDLGGCRPCACDFGGAYNNRCSMEDGACPCRPHIMGRQCDQVQPGFFCAPLDYYTYEAEQATGHGHSHPQLPGAIRVEVPQDCLEYDTREPAGRKGRSRHQHSPLRPPQPPVPSRRGRQQPPKLDVEEVVRDSAGRMVTWTGLGFARVRDGAGLTFRVDNVPYPMDYELLLRYEPESAEDWEAVVSVSSRVLPTSSRCGNLLPSEQMYRESLPHSQRYVLLSRPFCFEPSTPYEVTMRLQRAGVTQRHPGAFILIDSLVLLPRVSELPGFHGAEAAVRQEELERYQCLEVFRMAPPHPLAEACARLVCSVSALMHGGALPCQCDPQGSRSSECQVQGGQCECKPHVIGRRCDHCAPGSFGFGPLGCSPCTCSPEGSVSQLCDKVSGQCQCQAGTVGRQCDQCQPGHWGFPVCRPCQCNGHAEECDPRTGTCLHCRDHTSGRHCERCQDGYYGNPVLGSGQQCRPCPCPGYPGTRHYHGSACHADDETHHIVCLCAPGYAGPRCDRCSPGYFGAPEMEGGECRPCQCNNNIDTSDPEGCDPRTGQCLRCLYHTAGPRCAHCQLGYYGNALQRSCRRCGCDPRGTLASHCTNGTCDCDRGTGACACRPNVVGKSCDRCAPHFWSLGGPRGCEPCGCHPTHALHPACDTVTGQCQCRPGFGGRVCSQCQEHHWGDPEQECRACECEPLGAESPQCEQDNGQCRCRLGFGGLRCDRCQRGYQEPFPQCSPCHPCFERWDLAVGSLREGLQRLGAQVQALREGGSALPLSPRRLWELEEALGHVEQLLGEGHSPGSPLLNGLPRQLGSTRMELDSFGKHLQELEQHLDQLAQADMQHHDRLAELSRELGGLNQTTSHLQILLGTVAAAGFSECYRSILASTEASRQAEVVANGTAGELRRAQVTQRATERVLQQRGDTFRRSTAAARKSLRETQKRVMGLNIARINEKICGAPGDRSCKHASCGGALCRDSAGTRHCGGTGCAGALPVSARALSSAHNASQQLEVALGQLGVVAQKMQEVQELARGARSRAEEALGRSQAARSRAEKATAQLRDFIRRIKAFLAEEGADPGSIELVARQVLNISLPSSPGQIQELLWEMRESISQLEGVDAVLNSTAEGLAVARDLLAKGQEARQRAEGIRDELAEIQQALEVARTQAMTAGSTLQSARDAIQVAENRAREAERRLQVLDRKESQAQRRLRGLAQRITTLQEHGRDAHHMAQQAKDGAQRATITSGTLSQDLAQVTQRYVVLKNRVGMLDRVSGGALQRVSQLMAEAQDLLDKASNSKRKLEDLEQRFGTNERMMAAKVTRLQALEQQVTGLLQEIRERANAYATC
- the LOC115483849 gene encoding laminin subunit beta-1-like isoform X4 — protein: MDLLTLAFLLVRGLVAGGWQEPDLSHGCARGSCYPATGNLLVGRATHLSATSTCGLDGPQEYCIVSHLQDSEKCFTCDSRDPSLPESHRIENVIYLSSPHDKRTWWQSENGVEHVSIRLDLEGEFHFTHLIMKFKTFRPAAMLVERSADFGRTWKVYRYFAYNCSKLFPGIPSHPLGLVDEVLCDQRYSEIEPSSHGEVIFKVLDPSIPVADPYSPDIQDLLRVTNLRVNLTKLHTLGDNLLDSRREVLHKYYYAVDELVLRGSCFCHGHAAHCAPAPGAPTPSVPGMIHGRCVCEHHTQGLNCERCEDFYHDLPWRPAKGSSTNACRRCDCNEHSRRCHFDMAVFLATGNTSGAVCDDCQHNTMGRHCHLCKPFYYRHPRSDIRSPTACAPCDCDPAGSLDGGACDGHTDVALGMIAGQCRCKENVAGPRCDRCRHGTYGLSNGDPQGCQPCRCDPRGTVAGSSPCDPISGDCYCKRFVAGRSCSQCVPEFWGLSYDLGGCRPCACDFGGAYNNRCSMEDGACPCRPHIMGRQCDQVQPGFFCAPLDYYTYEAEQATGHGHSHPQLPGAIRVEVPQDCLEYDTREPAGRKGRSRHQHSPLRPPQPPVPSRRGRQQPPKLDVEEVVRDSAGRMVTWTGLGFARVRDGAGLTFRVDNVPYPMDYELLLRYEPESAEDWEAVVSVSSRVLPTSSRCGNLLPSEQMYRESLPHSQRYVLLSRPFCFEPSTPYEVTMRLQRAGVTQRHPGAFILIDSLVLLPRVSELPGFHGAEAAVRQEELERYQCLEVFRMAPPHPLAEACARLVCSVSALMHGGALPCQCDPQGSRSSECQVQGGQCECKPHVIGRRCDHCAPGSFGFGPLGCSPCTCSPEGSVSQLCDKVSGQCQCQAGTVGRQCDQCQPGHWGFPVCRPCQCNGHAEECDPRTGTCLHCRDHTSGRHCERCQDGYYGNPVLGSGQQCRPCPCPGYPGTRHYHGSACHADDETHHIVCLCAPGYAGPRCDRCSPGYFGAPEMEGGECRPCQCNNNIDTSDPEGCDPRTGQCLRCLYHTAGPRCAHCQLGYYGNALQRSCRRCGCDPRGTLASHCTNGTCDCDRGTGACACRPNVVGKSCDRCAPHFWSLGGPRGCEPCGCHPTHALHPACDTVTGQCQCRPGFGGRVCSQCQEHHWGDPEQECRACECEPLGAESPQCEQDNGQCRCRLGFGGLRCDRCQRGYQEPFPQCSPCHPCFERWDLAVGSLREGLQRLGAQVQALREGGSALPLSPRRLWELEEALGHVEQLLGEGHSPGSPLLNGLPRQLGSTRMELDSFGKHLQELEQHLDQLAQADMQHHDRLAELSRELGGLNQTTSHLQILLGTVAAAGFSECYRSILASTEASRQAEVVANGTAGELRRAQVTQRATERVLQQRGDTFRRSTAAARKSLRETQKRVMGLNIARINEKICGAPGDRSCKHASCGGALCRDSAGTRHCGGTGCAGALPVSARALSSAHNASQQLEVALGQLGVVAQKPGAPQMQEVQELARGARSRAEEALGRSQAARSRAEKATAQLRDFIRRIKAFLAEEGADPGSIELVARQVLNISLPSSPGQIQELLWEMRESISQLEGVDAVLNSTAEGLAVARDLLAKGQEARERAEGIRDELAEIQQALEVARTQAMTAGSTLQSARDAIQVAENRAREAERRLQVLDRKESQAQRRLRGLAQRITTLQEHGRDAHHMAQQAKDGAQRATITSGTLSQDLAQVTQRYVVLKNRVGMLDRVSGGALQRVSQLMAEAQDLLDKASNSKRKLEDLEQRFGTNERMMAAKVTRLQALEQQVTGLLQEIRERANAYATC